One Elaeis guineensis isolate ETL-2024a chromosome 10, EG11, whole genome shotgun sequence genomic window carries:
- the LOC105052504 gene encoding protein LOW PSII ACCUMULATION 1, chloroplastic isoform X3, which translates to MALAAAGLHQQLLCCPRSRAFSSQRTRLRFQKSRLVLVASSSSSSPPSPSSETSTQTAESCVNLGLSLFSKGRVKDALTQFENALSLNPKPIEAQAALYNKACCHAYRGEGRKAAECLRTALRDYNLKFSTILNDPDLASFRALPEFKELQEEARLGGEDIGYGFRRDLKLISEVQAPFRGVRRFFYVALTAAAGISMFFTVPRLLRAIKGGDDAPDIWETAGNAAINIGGIIVLVALFIWDNRKEEEQLAQISRDETLSRLPVRLSTNRIVELVQLRDTARPVILAGNKETVSRAMEKAERFRTELLKRGVLLIPVIWGDYRQTPIDKKGFGLPPKAAASLPSIGVLGFAHE; encoded by the exons ATGGCGCTGGCCGCTGCTGGTCTCCACCAGCAGCTACTTTGCTGCCCAAGGTCACGAGCCTTCTCCTCCCAAAGAACTCGTCTCAGATTCCAAAAGAGTCGTCTCGTCCTCgtggcctcctcctcctcctcctctccgccGTCTCCCTCCTCGGAGACCAGCACTCAGACTGCCGAGTCCTGTGTCAACTTgggcctctccctcttctctaaaGGAAGG GTAAAGGATGCTCTCACACAGTTTGAAAATGCACTTTCTTTGAATCCAAAACCTATTGAAGCTCAAGCAGCACTGTATAACAAAGCCTGCTGCCATGCGTACCG AGGGGAAGGTAGAAAAGCTGCAGAATGTTTGCGAACTGCTTTGCGAGATTACAATCTCAAGTTCAGCACTATTCTTAATGATCCTGATTTAGCATCATTTAGAGCTTTGCCGGAATTTAAGGAATTACAAGAAGAG GCCAGGCTGGGAGGTGAAGATATAGGATACGGATTTCGGAGGGACCTCAAACTTATTAGTGAAGTTCAAGCACCATTTCGTGGTGTTAGAAGATTCTTCTATGTCGCGCTTACAGCTGCTGCAGGAATTTCAATGTTTTTTACTGTTCCCAGACTCCTGCGTGCTATTAAAGGTGGTGATGATGCTCCTGATATCTGGGAGACTGCTGGAAATGCTGCCATTAACATTGGAG GCATCATTGTTCTTGTGGCATTGTTCATCTGGGACAATAGAAAAGAAGAGGAACAGCTTGCTCAGATATCACGAGATGAAACTCTCTCGAGATTGCCTGTGCGCCTTTCAACCAATCGGATTGTTGAACTTGTGCAACTCCGAGACACTGCTAGGCCA gttattCTGGCAGGGAATAAAGAGACAGTGTCTAGAGCTATGGAAAAGGCTGAGAGATTCCGAACTGAACTGCTTAAACGAGGTGTTCTTCTGATTCCTGTTATCTGGGGTGATTACAGGCAAACTCCTATTGATAAAAAAGGCTTTGGTCTTCCTCCAAAAGCTGCTGCCTCTCTTCCTTCTATTGGG GTACTGGGGTTTGCCCATGAATGA
- the LOC105052504 gene encoding protein LOW PSII ACCUMULATION 1, chloroplastic isoform X2: MFPDNGRLIQRNKQRLAFLPPKVPPFFFFLILSLQWRWPLLVSTSSYFAAQGHEPSPPKELVSDSKRVVSSSWPPPPPPLRRLPPRRPALRLPSPVSTWASPSSLKEGGEGRKAAECLRTALRDYNLKFSTILNDPDLASFRALPEFKELQEEARLGGEDIGYGFRRDLKLISEVQAPFRGVRRFFYVALTAAAGISMFFTVPRLLRAIKGGDDAPDIWETAGNAAINIGGIIVLVALFIWDNRKEEEQLAQISRDETLSRLPVRLSTNRIVELVQLRDTARPVILAGNKETVSRAMEKAERFRTELLKRGVLLIPVIWGDYRQTPIDKKGFGLPPKAAASLPSIGEDFEKRTQSIVAKSRLKSEVRFKAEIVSPNEWQRWIRDQQKSEGVTPGDDVYIILRLDGRVRRSGKGMPDWQQIVKELPPLEALLSKLER; the protein is encoded by the exons ATGTTTCCGGATAACGGGAGACTTATCCAGAGGAATAAGCAGCGGCTCGCGTTCTTACCACCAAAAgtgcctcctttttttttttttttgatcctctCTCTCCAATGGCGCTGGCCGCTGCTGGTCTCCACCAGCAGCTACTTTGCTGCCCAAGGTCACGAGCCTTCTCCTCCCAAAGAACTCGTCTCAGATTCCAAAAGAGTCGTCTCGTCCTCgtggcctcctcctcctcctcctctccgccGTCTCCCTCCTCGGAGACCAGCACTCAGACTGCCGAGTCCTGTGTCAACTTgggcctctccctcttctctaaaGGAAGG AGGGGAAGGTAGAAAAGCTGCAGAATGTTTGCGAACTGCTTTGCGAGATTACAATCTCAAGTTCAGCACTATTCTTAATGATCCTGATTTAGCATCATTTAGAGCTTTGCCGGAATTTAAGGAATTACAAGAAGAG GCCAGGCTGGGAGGTGAAGATATAGGATACGGATTTCGGAGGGACCTCAAACTTATTAGTGAAGTTCAAGCACCATTTCGTGGTGTTAGAAGATTCTTCTATGTCGCGCTTACAGCTGCTGCAGGAATTTCAATGTTTTTTACTGTTCCCAGACTCCTGCGTGCTATTAAAGGTGGTGATGATGCTCCTGATATCTGGGAGACTGCTGGAAATGCTGCCATTAACATTGGAG GCATCATTGTTCTTGTGGCATTGTTCATCTGGGACAATAGAAAAGAAGAGGAACAGCTTGCTCAGATATCACGAGATGAAACTCTCTCGAGATTGCCTGTGCGCCTTTCAACCAATCGGATTGTTGAACTTGTGCAACTCCGAGACACTGCTAGGCCA gttattCTGGCAGGGAATAAAGAGACAGTGTCTAGAGCTATGGAAAAGGCTGAGAGATTCCGAACTGAACTGCTTAAACGAGGTGTTCTTCTGATTCCTGTTATCTGGGGTGATTACAGGCAAACTCCTATTGATAAAAAAGGCTTTGGTCTTCCTCCAAAAGCTGCTGCCTCTCTTCCTTCTATTGGG GAGGACTTTGAAAAGCGAACTCAATCTATAGTTGCAAAATCACGCTTGAAATCTGAAGTGCGATTCAAAGCTGAGATTGTATCACCTAATGAATGGCAAAG GTGGATACGTGATCAACAAAAATCAGAGGGTGTTACTCCCGGTGATGATGTATACATAATTCTACGTCTAGATGGCCGTGTTCGAAGATCAGGAAAG
- the LOC105052504 gene encoding protein LOW PSII ACCUMULATION 1, chloroplastic isoform X1, which produces MALAAAGLHQQLLCCPRSRAFSSQRTRLRFQKSRLVLVASSSSSSPPSPSSETSTQTAESCVNLGLSLFSKGRVKDALTQFENALSLNPKPIEAQAALYNKACCHAYRGEGRKAAECLRTALRDYNLKFSTILNDPDLASFRALPEFKELQEEARLGGEDIGYGFRRDLKLISEVQAPFRGVRRFFYVALTAAAGISMFFTVPRLLRAIKGGDDAPDIWETAGNAAINIGGIIVLVALFIWDNRKEEEQLAQISRDETLSRLPVRLSTNRIVELVQLRDTARPVILAGNKETVSRAMEKAERFRTELLKRGVLLIPVIWGDYRQTPIDKKGFGLPPKAAASLPSIGEDFEKRTQSIVAKSRLKSEVRFKAEIVSPNEWQRWIRDQQKSEGVTPGDDVYIILRLDGRVRRSGKGMPDWQQIVKELPPLEALLSKLER; this is translated from the exons ATGGCGCTGGCCGCTGCTGGTCTCCACCAGCAGCTACTTTGCTGCCCAAGGTCACGAGCCTTCTCCTCCCAAAGAACTCGTCTCAGATTCCAAAAGAGTCGTCTCGTCCTCgtggcctcctcctcctcctcctctccgccGTCTCCCTCCTCGGAGACCAGCACTCAGACTGCCGAGTCCTGTGTCAACTTgggcctctccctcttctctaaaGGAAGG GTAAAGGATGCTCTCACACAGTTTGAAAATGCACTTTCTTTGAATCCAAAACCTATTGAAGCTCAAGCAGCACTGTATAACAAAGCCTGCTGCCATGCGTACCG AGGGGAAGGTAGAAAAGCTGCAGAATGTTTGCGAACTGCTTTGCGAGATTACAATCTCAAGTTCAGCACTATTCTTAATGATCCTGATTTAGCATCATTTAGAGCTTTGCCGGAATTTAAGGAATTACAAGAAGAG GCCAGGCTGGGAGGTGAAGATATAGGATACGGATTTCGGAGGGACCTCAAACTTATTAGTGAAGTTCAAGCACCATTTCGTGGTGTTAGAAGATTCTTCTATGTCGCGCTTACAGCTGCTGCAGGAATTTCAATGTTTTTTACTGTTCCCAGACTCCTGCGTGCTATTAAAGGTGGTGATGATGCTCCTGATATCTGGGAGACTGCTGGAAATGCTGCCATTAACATTGGAG GCATCATTGTTCTTGTGGCATTGTTCATCTGGGACAATAGAAAAGAAGAGGAACAGCTTGCTCAGATATCACGAGATGAAACTCTCTCGAGATTGCCTGTGCGCCTTTCAACCAATCGGATTGTTGAACTTGTGCAACTCCGAGACACTGCTAGGCCA gttattCTGGCAGGGAATAAAGAGACAGTGTCTAGAGCTATGGAAAAGGCTGAGAGATTCCGAACTGAACTGCTTAAACGAGGTGTTCTTCTGATTCCTGTTATCTGGGGTGATTACAGGCAAACTCCTATTGATAAAAAAGGCTTTGGTCTTCCTCCAAAAGCTGCTGCCTCTCTTCCTTCTATTGGG GAGGACTTTGAAAAGCGAACTCAATCTATAGTTGCAAAATCACGCTTGAAATCTGAAGTGCGATTCAAAGCTGAGATTGTATCACCTAATGAATGGCAAAG GTGGATACGTGATCAACAAAAATCAGAGGGTGTTACTCCCGGTGATGATGTATACATAATTCTACGTCTAGATGGCCGTGTTCGAAGATCAGGAAAG